Proteins co-encoded in one candidate division Zixibacteria bacterium HGW-Zixibacteria-1 genomic window:
- a CDS encoding aspartate aminotransferase (catalyzes the formation of oxalozcetate and L-glutamate from L-aspartate and 2-oxoglutarate), with product MKLSQRGLALPASPIRKLIPFAEQAKKRGTHVYHLNIGQPDIETPPLFWEAVKNYSNKVLAYGNSQGMAGYLAKLAAYYKRCGLDIKEDEIIVTTGGSEAIIFAMTAICDPGEEIIVFEPFYTNYSGFAIQAGIKVVPITTYAENGFHLPPEDVIEKAISPRTKGIMYCNPNNPTGTIYTSDEIHRLKNLVLKHNLFLLADEVYREFIYEGKYISVMSLDGLNDRAIMLDSISKRFSACGARVGNLVTKNRDIYRAALHMGQARLCSPTLEQVGAAAAYDLGDEYFGKMIGEYRRRRDVVYEGLMKIEGTVCINPGGAFYVMAKLPVNDAEKFAAFLLNDFEYNGKTVMVAPGPGFYATPGMGQSECRIAYVLKTSDLEDAMDILKRGVEAFNISR from the coding sequence ATAAAGTTATCACAGCGCGGTTTGGCCCTTCCGGCATCGCCTATAAGAAAACTGATTCCCTTTGCCGAGCAGGCCAAAAAGCGGGGCACGCATGTCTATCATTTGAATATAGGGCAGCCTGATATCGAAACTCCACCCCTGTTCTGGGAAGCCGTAAAAAATTATTCCAATAAAGTTTTGGCCTACGGAAACTCTCAGGGAATGGCCGGATACCTCGCAAAACTGGCCGCCTATTACAAGAGATGCGGCCTGGATATAAAGGAAGACGAGATTATTGTCACGACAGGCGGATCGGAAGCTATAATCTTCGCCATGACGGCCATCTGCGATCCCGGTGAAGAGATTATTGTTTTCGAACCTTTTTATACCAATTACAGCGGGTTTGCCATCCAGGCCGGCATTAAAGTGGTCCCGATCACAACCTATGCCGAAAATGGTTTCCATCTCCCCCCTGAGGATGTCATCGAGAAAGCCATATCGCCCAGGACAAAAGGCATCATGTACTGCAATCCGAATAATCCGACCGGAACCATCTATACTTCCGACGAGATACACCGGTTGAAGAACCTGGTTCTCAAGCATAACCTGTTTCTTCTGGCCGACGAAGTGTACCGCGAATTTATATATGAAGGTAAGTACATCAGTGTCATGTCTCTTGACGGCCTCAATGACCGCGCCATCATGCTCGATTCCATCAGTAAGCGGTTTTCGGCGTGCGGCGCCAGGGTCGGGAATCTGGTAACGAAAAATCGCGATATTTACCGGGCCGCCCTGCATATGGGACAGGCGAGGCTATGCTCGCCGACGCTGGAACAGGTCGGGGCCGCGGCCGCATATGATCTCGGAGATGAATACTTCGGCAAAATGATCGGTGAATACCGCCGGCGCCGTGATGTCGTTTATGAAGGCTTGATGAAAATTGAAGGCACTGTCTGTATCAATCCCGGAGGAGCCTTTTATGTAATGGCAAAATTACCGGTCAATGACGCCGAAAAATTTGCCGCCTTTCTTTTAAACGATTTTGAGTATAACGGCAAGACGGTCATGGTGGCCCCCGGTCCGGGCTTTTATGCAACGCCCGGCATGGGTCAAAGCGAATGCCGTATTGCCTATGTTTTGAAAACCTCCGATTTGGAGGACGCTATGGATATCCTTAAACGGGGCGTGGAGGCTTTCAACATCAGCAGATAA
- the hisS gene encoding histidine--tRNA ligase, with product MANKEKVNKVTPRVLKGFRDYPPEEEIARQILLEKTREIYELHGFLPLQTASLEFAETLLGPHYTDDNLKELFGFTGPEEVNMALRYEFTVSLARYVAGNPQLPLPFRRYQFGNVWRVDKPGPGRFREFMQCDFDIVGTASMLADAEIIAVMVEVLDHLGIKNFMVRFSNRKLINGLTHFAGIPEAKATDVFRVVDKLEKQGKDAVILELGPGRTDKSGDKIPGLNLTDKQISQISDFLDLALGNTNDILAEVENLLGDIEISREGIDELREIKTYLSDMNVPSDKAKVDITIVRGLGYYTGPVYETTLIDLPDYGSVFSGGRYDNLVNRFSGQKVPATGSSFGVDRMLAALTALNAIKTRKSTSDVIVTTMDKTRIKDYLAIVREIREAGIKAELYSGETRNINKQLKYADKIEIPIAVIGGSDEFNSGTITVKDLRAGREVSNQVSDREEWLKADQIQATIKRSELLPYLKKLLAGE from the coding sequence ATGGCTAATAAAGAGAAAGTAAATAAAGTGACTCCCAGAGTCCTTAAGGGATTTCGAGATTATCCTCCCGAGGAAGAAATCGCCCGCCAGATCCTGCTTGAAAAAACCAGAGAAATCTACGAGCTTCACGGGTTCCTGCCATTACAGACCGCCTCGCTGGAATTTGCCGAAACCTTGCTGGGGCCTCATTATACGGATGACAATTTAAAAGAATTGTTCGGGTTTACCGGCCCGGAAGAAGTCAATATGGCGCTTCGCTACGAATTCACCGTATCGCTGGCGCGATATGTCGCCGGTAATCCGCAACTGCCCCTCCCCTTCCGGCGCTATCAATTCGGCAATGTCTGGCGTGTCGATAAACCGGGCCCCGGGCGTTTTCGGGAATTTATGCAGTGTGACTTTGATATCGTCGGGACGGCCTCAATGCTGGCCGATGCCGAAATCATTGCCGTCATGGTCGAGGTGCTCGACCACCTTGGTATCAAGAATTTTATGGTCAGGTTTTCAAACCGAAAACTGATTAACGGGCTGACCCACTTTGCCGGAATTCCCGAAGCCAAAGCGACCGACGTGTTCCGTGTGGTCGATAAGCTGGAAAAGCAGGGCAAGGATGCGGTTATTCTTGAGCTTGGCCCCGGGCGAACCGACAAATCGGGTGATAAAATCCCCGGACTTAACCTGACTGATAAACAAATCAGTCAGATTTCCGATTTTCTTGATCTGGCCCTCGGCAACACGAATGATATTCTGGCCGAGGTCGAAAACCTTCTCGGCGATATCGAAATATCGCGCGAAGGCATCGACGAACTTCGGGAGATTAAGACCTACTTGTCAGATATGAATGTTCCTTCCGATAAAGCCAAAGTCGATATAACCATCGTCCGCGGGCTTGGTTATTATACCGGACCGGTTTATGAAACTACTTTGATTGATCTGCCTGATTATGGTTCCGTCTTTTCGGGTGGACGTTATGACAATCTGGTAAATCGATTCTCGGGCCAGAAGGTCCCTGCCACCGGCTCTTCCTTCGGTGTTGATCGCATGCTGGCGGCCCTGACCGCGCTGAATGCGATTAAGACCCGCAAATCGACCTCCGATGTCATCGTCACCACCATGGATAAGACCCGTATCAAGGATTACCTGGCCATTGTCAGAGAAATCCGCGAAGCCGGCATTAAGGCTGAATTATACAGTGGAGAAACCCGGAATATAAACAAGCAATTGAAATATGCGGATAAGATCGAAATACCAATCGCTGTAATCGGCGGTTCCGATGAATTCAATTCCGGAACGATCACGGTGAAAGATTTGCGGGCCGGCCGGGAGGTCTCCAATCAGGTATCCGATCGTGAAGAATGGCTCAAGGCCGACCAAATTCAGGCTACTATCAAAAGAAGTGAACTCCTGCCATACTTGAAAAAGCTTCTTGCCGGAGAATAA